A single genomic interval of Syntrophobotulus glycolicus DSM 8271 harbors:
- a CDS encoding host-nuclease inhibitor Gam family protein produces the protein MARTRIKEAPVYKTWEEVDAALKEIAEAELDLVDIEGEMNKQIQGIKLTAAQEAKPIQDRIAAIGKDIKAFVEEHRGELDGKTKTLNFGKTGFRMSTKVILPKAKEKLAAIIKSLKSRKMNDCIVVTETINKDILKKYTEDEILRVGASLKKEDTFWYETDREKLQALQR, from the coding sequence ATGGCAAGGACAAGAATCAAGGAGGCCCCGGTCTATAAGACATGGGAAGAGGTCGACGCCGCCCTCAAGGAAATCGCCGAGGCTGAGCTTGACCTCGTGGACATAGAGGGCGAAATGAACAAGCAGATTCAAGGCATTAAGCTCACGGCGGCGCAGGAGGCGAAACCTATTCAAGACCGCATCGCCGCTATCGGCAAGGACATCAAGGCGTTTGTTGAGGAGCACCGGGGAGAGCTCGACGGCAAGACAAAGACGCTGAACTTCGGAAAGACGGGCTTCCGCATGAGCACGAAGGTTATACTCCCGAAGGCGAAGGAAAAGCTCGCGGCAATCATCAAGAGCCTCAAGTCCCGCAAGATGAACGACTGCATCGTTGTTACCGAGACCATCAACAAGGACATACTCAAGAAGTACACCGAGGACGAAATCCTCCGGGTCGGAGCGTCGCTGAAAAAAGAAGACACCTTTTGGTATGAGACCGACCGGGAGAAGCTGCAAGCTTTACAGCGTTAG